The following are from one region of the Edwardsiella tarda ATCC 15947 = NBRC 105688 genome:
- a CDS encoding AbrB/MazE/SpoVT family DNA-binding domain-containing protein, whose protein sequence is MAQVVVKKWGNSPSVRLPVAIMQAASLNVDDTVDIAVEDGRIVIIPVKAKEYSLDTLLAGITEDNIHERMGFGEPVGKELL, encoded by the coding sequence ATGGCACAAGTAGTAGTGAAAAAATGGGGCAATAGCCCGTCGGTACGCCTCCCGGTTGCAATAATGCAAGCCGCATCACTTAACGTCGATGATACCGTTGATATTGCTGTAGAAGACGGTCGGATCGTGATCATCCCGGTGAAAGCAAAAGAGTATTCACTTGATACGCTCTTAGCTGGGATCACCGAGGATAACATTCATGAAAGAATGGGCTTTGGCGAGCCGGTAGGAAAGGAGTTACTCTGA
- the mazF gene encoding endoribonuclease MazF encodes MVSRFVPDSGDLIWIDFDPVAGHEQGGKRPAVVLSPFAYNNKVGLLLCVPCTTKVKNYPFEVELSGERDSVALADQITCVDWRARKVTKKGTISAIELADIRAKAKALIG; translated from the coding sequence ATGGTTTCACGTTTTGTACCGGATTCGGGTGATCTGATCTGGATTGATTTTGATCCCGTAGCAGGGCACGAACAAGGGGGAAAGCGCCCCGCCGTCGTACTAAGTCCGTTTGCATACAACAATAAAGTCGGATTATTACTGTGCGTACCCTGTACCACTAAGGTTAAGAATTATCCCTTTGAGGTAGAACTTTCGGGAGAACGTGACAGCGTAGCGTTAGCGGATCAGATCACTTGCGTTGACTGGCGAGCCAGAAAAGTAACAAAAAAAGGTACTATCAGCGCTATTGAGCTGGCCGATATAAGAGCTAAGGCAAAAGCCCTCATCGGTTAA
- a CDS encoding MBL fold metallo-hydrolase — protein sequence MSITVTVLLENRLNPSSKKLLCAKAGLSLLIQDENDSILFDTGPDDSFMHNAGLMGVDLTNLTAVVLSHGHYDHCGGVPWLPDSTRIICHPTVAIERYSGVRFLGYTARIKKLSLHNDFSRFRMDYSSTPLHISERFLWSGEIPVDKPRAYGVTGSKNVKADYVKDEGVLIYKSDLGLIIFVGCGHRGLIDIVRHCQNITGIYHIHAIFGGFHLRFASPINLRKVRQLLQRNKPDKIMGCHCTGKWGRLWLPEVVAPATGDVCILG from the coding sequence ATGTCCATAACCGTTACTGTCCTGTTGGAAAACCGACTCAATCCAAGCTCTAAAAAATTGCTGTGTGCTAAAGCTGGCCTTAGCCTGTTGATACAGGATGAAAATGACTCAATTCTGTTTGATACAGGGCCTGATGATAGTTTCATGCATAACGCGGGTTTAATGGGTGTCGATTTGACAAATTTAACTGCGGTGGTTCTTTCACACGGGCACTATGATCATTGCGGCGGTGTTCCGTGGTTACCTGATTCAACTCGGATAATATGCCATCCCACGGTGGCGATTGAGCGCTACTCTGGAGTAAGATTTTTAGGTTATACAGCAAGAATAAAAAAATTATCATTACATAATGATTTTTCACGTTTTCGCATGGATTATAGCAGCACCCCATTACATATCAGTGAGCGTTTTTTGTGGTCAGGAGAAATTCCTGTAGATAAACCACGTGCTTATGGTGTTACCGGTAGTAAGAATGTAAAAGCAGATTATGTAAAAGATGAGGGAGTTTTAATCTATAAATCCGACTTGGGGCTGATCATCTTTGTCGGTTGTGGCCATCGAGGGCTAATTGATATCGTACGCCACTGCCAGAATATAACCGGAATATATCATATTCATGCCATATTTGGTGGTTTTCATCTGCGCTTTGCATCCCCCATTAATCTTAGGAAGGTAAGGCAGCTTCTACAGCGAAATAAACCAGATAAAATAATGGGTTGTCATTGTACTGGTAAATGGGGCCGTTTGTGGTTGCCGGAAGTAGTCGCTCCGGCAACCGGAGATGTTTGTATTCTTGGATAG
- a CDS encoding PIN domain-containing protein — translation MKQRRTYMLDTNICSFIMREQPEVVLKRLEQAVLHNHRIVVSAITYAEMRFGAIGKKASPRHVQLVDAFCSRLDAILPWDKTVVDATIVIKAALAAAGTPIGPNDTAIAGHAIAAGAILVTNNTREFERVAGLMLEDWAK, via the coding sequence ATGAAACAGCGCCGAACCTATATGCTCGATACCAACATCTGCTCCTTCATCATGCGCGAACAGCCGGAAGTAGTGCTAAAACGCCTAGAGCAAGCCGTTCTGCACAACCATCGCATCGTCGTGTCGGCTATCACCTATGCTGAAATGCGATTCGGTGCCATTGGTAAGAAGGCCTCGCCACGCCATGTACAATTAGTTGATGCATTCTGTTCCAGGCTGGACGCCATCCTGCCGTGGGATAAGACGGTAGTCGATGCCACCATTGTAATTAAGGCCGCGTTAGCCGCCGCTGGCACACCAATTGGCCCGAACGATACGGCGATCGCCGGACACGCCATCGCTGCGGGAGCGATTTTGGTGACGAATAATACGCGGGAGTTTGAGAGGGTAGCGGGGTTGATGCTGGAAGATTGGGCAAAATAA
- the vapB gene encoding type II toxin-antitoxin system VapB family antitoxin, protein MRTVSIFKNGNNRAVRLPRDLDFEGVSELEIIREGDSIILRPARPTWGSFAQLEKADSDFMADREDVISDEGRFTL, encoded by the coding sequence ATGCGAACCGTATCTATTTTTAAAAATGGTAACAACCGCGCCGTCCGGCTGCCCCGCGATCTGGATTTTGAAGGTGTGAGTGAGCTAGAGATCATCCGGGAAGGTGACAGCATCATCTTACGTCCCGCCCGTCCGACTTGGGGCTCATTTGCACAGCTAGAAAAAGCTGATTCGGATTTTATGGCCGATCGCGAAGACGTGATCAGCGATGAAGGACGCTTTACGTTATGA